The Tamandua tetradactyla isolate mTamTet1 chromosome 5, mTamTet1.pri, whole genome shotgun sequence genome window below encodes:
- the LOC143684109 gene encoding arylacetamide deacetylase-like, producing the protein MGRKSFYLLILGVLVAYYIYTPLPDNIEEPWKIMWLNTYMKTFSHLATVVELLGFNNFMDSFSFFMSLDEVPPTSDETLTVTETTFNNIPVRVYVPKRKSEALRRAIFYIHGGGWCLGSAALNIYDQMSRCTADRLDAIVISTNYRLAPKYHFPVQFEDVYNSLKWFLRKKVLAKYGVNPERIGVSGDSAGGNLAAAVVQQLSDDPDIKIKLKIQCLIYPALQPLDLASPSYQENSHFPILPKSLMVRSWSEYFTTDRSLEKAMHSNQHVPVESSHLLQFANWSSLLPERFKKGYVYKNPSYGSTELAKKYPGFLDVRAAPLLAEDNKLSGLPPTYVMTCQYDVLRDDGLMYVTRLQNAGVQVTLNHVEDGFHGVLAFLTFKIGKREFNQYISWLNENL; encoded by the exons ATGGGAAGGAAATCTTTCTACCTTCTGATTTTGGGGGTCCTTGTAGCATATTATATTTACACTCCGCTTCCAGATAATATCGAGGAGCCATGGAAAATCATGTGGTTGAACACATATATGAAAACTTTTTCACATTTG GCTACAGTTGTGGAGCTGCTGGGATTTAACAATTTTATGGATTCCTTTTCATTCTTCATGAGCTTGGATGAAGTCCCCCCAACCTCAGATGAAACTCTCACTGTGACTGAGACAACGTTCAACAACATTCCTGTCCGTGTATATGTGCCAAAGCGGAAATCAGAAGCACTAAGAAGGGCTATATTTTACATCCATGGCGGTGGCTGGTGTCTAGGAAGTGCTG CTCTAAATATCTATGACCAGATGTCAAGATGTACAGCAGACAGACTTGATGCTATTGTCATATCAACCAA TTACAGACTAGCACCTAAGTATCATTTCCCAGTTCAGTTTGAAGATGTATATAATTCCCTAAAGTGGTTCTTACGCAAAAAAGTTCTTGCAAAATATGGTGTGAATCCTGAGAGAATAGGTGTCTCCGGAGACAGTGCTGGGGGGAATTTAGCTGCAGCAGTGGTGCAACAG cTCTCAGATGACCCAGATATCAAGATCAAACTCAAGATTCAGTGTTTAATTTATCCTGCCCTTCAGCCTCTTGATCTAGCTTCACCATCATATCAAGAAAATTCACATTTTCCAATCCTGCCTAAATCACTCATGGTTAGGTCCTGGAGTGAATATTTTACTACAGACAGATCCCTTGAAAAAGCCATGCATTCCAACCAACATGTACCTGTGGAATCAAGTCATTTGCTCCAGTTTGCTAATTGGAGCTCCTTGCTCCCCGAGAGGTTTAAGAAAGGATATGTTTATAAGAATCCAAGTTATGGTAGTACTGAGCTGGCTAAAAAATATCCAGGATTCCTAGATGTGAGAGCTGCACCCCTTCTTGCTGAGGACAACAAATTAAGTGGTTTACCCCCGACCTATGTCATGACTTGTCAATATGACGTTTTAAGAGATGATGGACTCATGTATGTCACCCGGCTTCAGAATGCTGGAGTTCAGGTGACCCTTAACCACGTTGAGGATGGATTCCATGGAGTACTTGCCTTTCTGACATTTAAAATTGGCAAAAGGGAGTTTAATCAGTACATTAGTTGGCTAAATGAA